In the genome of Mucisphaera calidilacus, one region contains:
- the tsaD gene encoding tRNA (adenosine(37)-N6)-threonylcarbamoyltransferase complex transferase subunit TsaD → MSVILGIESSCDETSAAVVRDGRVVLGHVVASQHELHAEYGGVVPEIASRAHLERLLPVLRQAVGEAGVGFEDLDAVAVGNRPGLIGSLLVGVSAAQALAWSLGVPLIGIDHVQAHLYAGHLVDGEEPAAEVMAERTLGLVVSGGHTSLYDVGGPLDAEVIGRTIDDAIGEAYDKAAVILGLGFPGGPAVERCAAGGDADRYALPVSMLGRESLDFSFSGLKTALLYLVRGRPKTVAGKPVFERSSQDLGEQERADLAASFQRAAVHAVTKKIERALDRSAAGYGRLVAGGGVTANRYLRGELASVAERRDLELMIPKMIYCVDNAAMIAGLAHHRFVAGDVDGLDLAAMSTPSGAGKRKKA, encoded by the coding sequence ATGTCGGTGATTCTGGGCATCGAGAGCAGTTGTGACGAGACGTCGGCGGCGGTGGTGCGTGATGGTCGGGTTGTGCTGGGCCACGTGGTGGCGTCGCAGCACGAGCTTCATGCGGAGTACGGGGGTGTGGTGCCCGAGATCGCGAGCCGTGCGCACCTGGAGCGTCTGCTGCCGGTGCTGAGGCAGGCGGTGGGTGAGGCGGGTGTTGGTTTTGAGGATCTGGACGCTGTGGCAGTGGGGAATCGGCCGGGGCTGATCGGTTCGCTGCTGGTGGGTGTGTCGGCGGCGCAGGCGCTGGCGTGGTCGCTCGGCGTGCCGCTGATCGGGATCGATCACGTGCAGGCTCATCTGTATGCGGGGCACCTGGTGGATGGTGAGGAGCCTGCGGCCGAGGTGATGGCGGAGCGGACGCTCGGGCTGGTGGTGTCGGGGGGTCATACGAGTCTGTATGACGTCGGCGGGCCGTTGGACGCCGAGGTGATCGGCCGGACAATCGACGACGCGATCGGCGAGGCGTACGACAAGGCGGCGGTGATTCTCGGGCTGGGGTTCCCGGGCGGGCCGGCGGTGGAGCGGTGTGCGGCGGGGGGTGACGCGGATCGGTATGCGTTGCCGGTGTCGATGCTGGGCCGGGAGAGTCTGGATTTTTCGTTCAGCGGTTTGAAGACGGCGCTGCTTTATCTCGTGCGGGGCCGGCCGAAGACGGTGGCGGGCAAGCCGGTGTTCGAGCGGTCGTCGCAGGACCTGGGCGAGCAGGAGCGGGCGGACCTGGCGGCGTCGTTTCAGCGGGCTGCGGTGCACGCGGTGACGAAGAAGATCGAACGGGCGCTGGACCGTTCGGCGGCGGGGTACGGAAGACTGGTCGCGGGGGGCGGGGTGACGGCGAACCGGTACCTGCGCGGCGAGCTGGCGTCGGTTGCGGAGCGGCGGGATCTGGAGCTGATGATCCCGAAGATGATTTACTGTGTGGACAACGCGGCGATGATCGCGGGGCTGGCGCACCACCGGTTTGTGGCGGGTGACGTGGACGGTCTGGATCTGGCGGCGATGTCGACGCCCTCGGGCGCGGGGAAGCGGAAGAAGGCGTGA